In Nicotiana tabacum cultivar K326 chromosome 2, ASM71507v2, whole genome shotgun sequence, the following proteins share a genomic window:
- the LOC107774510 gene encoding ras-related protein RABB1c: MSYAYLFKYIIIGDTGVGKSCLLLQFTDKRFQPVHDLTIGVEFGARMITIDNKPIKLQIWDTAGQESFRSITRSYYRGAAGALLVYDITRRETFNHLASWLEDARQHANANMTIMLIGNKCDLAHRRAVSTEEGEQFAKENGLIFMEASAKTAQNVEEAFIRTASTIYKKIQDGVFDVSNESYGIKVGYGGIPGPSGGRDGAASQGGGCCS, translated from the exons ATGTCTTACGCCTATCTCTTCAAGTATATCATCATCGGCGATACCG GAGTTGGAAAATCATGTCTTCTTTTGCAATTTACGGACAAACGGTTTCAACCGGTCCATGACTTGACCATTGGGGTTGAATTTGGGGCTAGAATGATCACAATAGACAACAAGCCCATAAAACTTCAGATCTGGGACACG GCTGGTCAGGAATCATTCAGATCTATCACGAGGTCATACTACAGAGGTGCTGCTGGGGCACTACTTGTTTATGATATTACAAG GAGGGAAACATTTAATCACCTTGCTAGTTGGCTGGAAGATGCAAGGCAGCATGCCAATGCAAACATGACCATAATGCTGATAGGAAACAAGTGTGATTTGGCTCACAGAAGAGCTGTAAGTACAGAGGAGGGTGAGCAATTTGCCAAAGAAAATGGATTGATATTTATGGAGGCCTCTGCCAAAACAGCTCAGAATGTTGAAGAG GCTTTTATCAGAACAGCCTCAACAATTTATAAGAAAATACAGGATGGAGTGTttgatgtatcaaatgag TCTTATGGAATAAAAGTTGGATACGGAGGCATTCCCGGGCCTTCGGGTGGAAGAGATGGAGCTGCTTCTCAAGGAGGGGGTTGTTGTAGTTAA